Below is a window of Pseudomonadota bacterium DNA.
TTGTCGAGCACGTGCAACTTCATGACATCGTTGTCACCGCGGATATTCAGCTTGCAAGCCGCTGCCTGAAGGAAGGTGCAAGTGTAATTGGCCCAACCGGAAAGCCATTCAGGGAAGATAACATCGGTGATGCTGTTGTGACTCGTAACCTGTTGTCAGAGCTTCGTGGCGCTGGTGAGATAGCAGGAGGTCCTGCACCGCTAAATAAGGGTGACCGATCACGTTTTCTTTATCAGCTCGATGAGATGATTAAAGTAATCCGCCGTGAGCAAACGTTAAACAGCACCTAACCAAAACTTGCACATAGGGTGCCCAAGGGTCGCGGTGTTCTATCGCCTTCGGTGGTCACAATATTTCAACAGTGTCCAAAAATTCCGGTCAAAAGACAGCTCTGCAGGAAGCATAGTGGATAGGGTAAAACATCAGTTGAAAAAGGATAAGCAATTAAGGGCTAAGGTTCATGAAATAAAGAGAAAAATCAATAAGAGCTAATAGGAGATTGTGCCCCCTTTTTTCCCTTAGTGAGAAGGATGGCGGGTAGCAACTAAAACAATGACTGATTCTACAGAAAAACAATGCCCAAGATGTGGCCAACAGTTAAGATTCCCTAATAACATCGGCGGGGTTCTAATGGCTTGTCCTTCATGTGGGAACAAGTTTTACTCAGATTTTAAGATAGGTGGTACTAAAAGAAGTGAGCATAGAGGAATATTAACAATTATTTTCGAGATGCCCTATGAAACCATGATGCGTATCTGGCGATATTTCACGTCATAAACGTAATCGGTTGGCAAGACAACTGAAACCTGTAGAGTCTGTCCTCAAGTAGTTTTATTGATATTTAATTCATAAGATATGGCTCCGGTTGTGCAAGCATCACGGCATAAGCCGTAGTTATCGCAAACCGCCCTCTGCAAAGTTTTATAATTTTCCATCTGATCCGGTTCCAGCCCATAGGGACAAAACGATCTGCATTTTTGGCAATTTATACATTCGTTTTTATTTACTCTTATTTTACAGATTCGTTTCATTCCCAAAAGAGAAAGACATGCTCCGGAAGGGCAAAAAAACCTGCACCAGGCGCTGGATACAAATAAAATTTCAAATACAAGTATAGCAAGCAAAAATATAAGACCGGCAACACTTACTTCCTGATGGGTAAATATCATGGAAAGCTCCCTGCCGAGAAGATGGGCAGGATCAAAGATTGAAATTACGGGAATTCCAAATAAAAATCTGTCCGCTGACACTTGCCTTTAATTAGGTTACCTACACTGCAAGAATTATATAACGAAAATTTATTATATATGTTTTACGGGTAAAACCTTTTATTCTCAAAACCGCATTAATTTTTGTTGTAATTTCCAGTATAAATCCGATTGGGCAAAGCCAGTTTCTCCTATGTCACGACCATTAAGAATAGAATGGCTTGACAGGTAGAGCAAGTGGCTGTTAACTACTTTGTCCGCGGTTCGAGTCCGTGCTGGGGAGCCAAACAAATCAAAGGGGTTAGCCAAGTCATTGTTAACCCCTTTTTCTTTACCCTGCATTATTTTGCCGTTATTTTACCGCTTTTGGAATCTGGAAAGTGCTTATTAAATGCTTCTTGGAGCTTTTCCTCAGCCTCCTGGCAAAATGTTTCGTATCGCTCAAGCAAAGTCCTACCAGCGATGGTGATCTTAGACCCACCACCGGAAGTCCCTCCTGCTCTTCGATCGATCAACGCAAATCCGAGCCGACTTTCGATATCGCGCAGTAGATTCCATGCCTTTCGATAAGAGATACCCATCTCCTTCGCGCCCTGATGGAGTGAACCGGTTTTCTCAATGCTCCTCAAAAGGTTACATGGTCCTTCCCCAAAGACTTTTCCATCATTGTCAAGCCATAATTTATAGCTCAGCTTCATTCCGCCCCCATCACACTCTACCCCAAAACTGTTCTAATGGAAATAACCCAATCTGACATTAAACAGAAACCTCCTTAAAAAACATAGTTTATTTGCAGATGGAAAGCAATAATCTCTAAAAATTAATTTCATCATATAACGAGTAGTTTTTTTTAGTCAATCAATTGGGTTGTTTTCATACTATTTCTCATAAATACATTTCGTTTAAGAGATCTATATTTTACCGAATCCCTCGTCCTCTTTGAATAAATGAATGGGGTACAAGCGCAAGGTATGATGCGGCACACAGCAGTTTAAAAAATAATTTTGCAAAAAACTGTTGACATATGGTTATGCACAGTCATACATATCGCATATGTATTTTATATATTTTAATAGTCTTTTATAAACGTCATTATATTCATATAAGTTCTCATTGACACGAATCAGCTCTATTGTTGTTTCATGTATCGACTGACAGCTTGGGAGAAAAAATTATTACCATAAAAGGCTATACAGTTGAACGGGTGTTGAGTGCGGCCCATACCGGTGCGGTAAAGCATGTAAAAAAACTGGGAGATGAAATCAAAAAAGTCGATTTCTCTAAGTGGACAAAACTCCGGTGCATTCCGGTATATACGGAATACTTCGTGGTCTTATACGTGAAATCGAAGTAATGGTAAATGAAAAAGGAGGGGATATTGCTCCGAGAGGGAATAAAGAATGCTGTTACACAATAATTGAAAAGGCACGAGCTTTAGGCGGAAATGTTCTTGAAGCAATAATGCATTTCTACAACATATCTTCATTGAACAAAAAACGGTTATTTTGAACCCGAAGATGGGTTCAAATCTTCAATAACAAAGAGGAAGAAATTATGGAAAAACCTATGAGTGACAGCTATAAACTATGCATTGACGGCCAATGGGTAGATGCCGCCAACGGTAAGATTTTCAATACCTATTGTCCTGCAAACGGAGAACTTCTTGCCACCTGTGCCGATGCAAGCAGGGAAGATGTTGATAAAGCTGTGCACGCCGCCTGGAAAGCTTGGGATAACTGGAAAAGAATCAGCGCTCAGGATCGTTCGGCATTGTTGCTGAAAATTGCCGACCTTATTGATGCCAATGCTGAAAAGCTTGCCCTTATTGAGACCATGGATAATGGAAAGCCGATACGTGAAACAACTGCCATCGATATACCCCTTGCTTCGGATCACTTTCGCTACTTTGCAGGCGCCATCAGAGCGGACGAAGGACAGGCGGTAATGATTGACGATACCACTATGAGCATAATCCTGCACGAGCCTCTTGGTGTTGTAGGCCAGATAATTCTCTGGAATTTCCCTTTTCTAATGGCCGCCTGGAAGATAGCTCCCGCCATTGCTACAGGTAATTGTGTTGTTATTAAACCATCATCTGCAACATCGCTCAGCTTGTTGGAACTTGCTAAAATTATGAATCCGGTTTTACCATCAGGAGTTGTAAACGTGATTACCGGAAGTGGATCAGGGGCAGGTAATTTTATATTGGAACATCCCGG
It encodes the following:
- a CDS encoding YaiI/YqxD family protein; protein product: MCDRQAPRRGKDFSLLNIFVDADACPVKQEVYRIASRHRLNVTLVANSWMRVPKERWISLEIVADGFDAADDWIVEHVQLHDIVVTADIQLASRCLKEGASVIGPTGKPFREDNIGDAVVTRNLLSELRGAGEIAGGPAPLNKGDRSRFLYQLDEMIKVIRREQTLNST
- a CDS encoding LysR family transcriptional regulator, giving the protein MKLSYKLWLDNDGKVFGEGPCNLLRSIEKTGSLHQGAKEMGISYRKAWNLLRDIESRLGFALIDRRAGGTSGGGSKITIAGRTLLERYETFCQEAEEKLQEAFNKHFPDSKSGKITAK